A single genomic interval of Cucumis sativus cultivar 9930 chromosome 5, Cucumber_9930_V3, whole genome shotgun sequence harbors:
- the LOC101222139 gene encoding homologous-pairing protein 2 homolog, whose amino-acid sequence MAPKSDSAEAIVLNFVNEQNRPINSQNAADSLQKFNLKKTAVQKALDSLADSGRISFKEYGKQKIYIARQDQFQIPNSEELTQMKEANAKLQKQLGEHKKAISQVEEEIRTLQSNLTLEQMREKEAMLRMEVKELEEKLEVLRRGVTLVSPEDRKAIEQIYSEKLSQWRKRKRMFKDIWDAITENSSKDLKEFKEELGIEYDEDVGVNLQSFSDMLPQNRKRPRGK is encoded by the exons CGATCGTGCTCAACTTCGTAAACGAG CAAAATCGTCCAATAAACTCCCAAAATGCAGCCGATTCATTACAAAAGTTCAATCTCAAGAAAACGGCGGTGCAAAAGGCACTGGATTCCCTCGCCGACAGTGGACGGATTTCATTCAAGGAGTATGGCAAGCAGAAGATATATATCGCTCGGCAAGACCAATTTCAGATCCCCAACAGCGAGGAACTCACTCAGATGAAGGAAGCAAACGCCAAACTGCAGAAACAGCTAGGCGAGCACAAAAAGGCTATTAGCCAGGTTGAGGAAG AAATTCGAACATTGCAGTCAAACTTAACGCTGGAACAAATGCGGGAAAAGGAAGCTATGCTCAGAATGGAG GTCAAGGAATTGGAAGAGAAATTAGAAGTATTGCGCAGAGGTGTAACGTTGGTGAGCCCAGAAGACCGCAAAGCAATTGAGCAGATATACTCTGAGAAATTAAGCCAGTGGCGAAAGCGAAAAAGGATGTTCAAAGATATATGGGATGCTATCACTGAGAACTCATCCAAggatttaaaagaatttaag gAAGAACTTGGCATTGAGTACGATGAAGATGTGGGCGTGAACTTGCAGTCATTTAGCGATATGTTACCACAAAATAGAAAGAGGCCCAGGGGTAAGTGA